The following proteins are encoded in a genomic region of Bombus pyrosoma isolate SC7728 linkage group LG1, ASM1482585v1, whole genome shotgun sequence:
- the LOC122577953 gene encoding eukaryotic translation initiation factor 6 — protein sequence MAVRVQFENNNEVGVFSKLTNSYCLVAIGGSENFYSVFEAELAETIPVIHASVAGCRIIGRLCVGNKNGLLVPNTTTDTELQHIRNSLPDNVKVQRVEERLSALGNVIACNDHVALVHPDLDRETEEILTDTLNVEVFRQTVASNVLVGSYSVLSNQGGLVHPKTSIQDQDELSSLLQVPLAAGTVNRGSDVIAGGAVVNDWIAFCGMDTTSTELSVIESVFKLNEAVPTAITSTMRASLIESMS from the exons atgGCGGTACGTGTACAGTTCGAAAACAACAACGAAGTTGGAGTGTTTTCCAAGTTAACAAATTCTTATTGTCTGGTAGCAATCGGTGGTTCCGAGAATTTTTACAG TGTATTTGAGGCAGAATTAGCTGAAACCATACCTGTAATTCACGCGTCAGTTGCAGGATGTCGTATAATTGGTCGATTATGCGTAG GAAACAAAAATGGGTTATTGGTGCCAAACACAACAACAGATACAGAACTGCAGCATATACGAAATTCCCTGCCAGATAATGTTAAGGTACAAAGAGTTGAAGAAAGGCTATCTGCTCTGGGTAATGTTATTGCCTGCAATGACCATGTTGCTTTAGTACATCCTGATCTTGATAGG gaaacagaagaaattttaactgACACATTGAATGTAGAAGTATTTAGGCAAACTGTGGCAAGTAATGTTCTTGTAGGCTCGTATTCTGTATTATCGAATCAAGGTGGTTTAGTACATCCAAAAACATCCATACAAGATCAAGATGAATTATCATCTTTGTTACAAGTACCACTTGCG GCAGGTACAGTAAATAGAGGTAGTGATGTTATAGCTGGAGGAGCGGTTGTAAATGATTGGATTGCCTTTTGTGGTATGGATACAACTTCGACAGAACTTTCAGTTATTGAAAGCGTTTTCAAACTTAATGAGGCTGTCCCAACTGCTATTACGTCAACTATGCGTGCGTCACTTATAGAAAG TATGTCTTAA
- the LOC122577829 gene encoding uncharacterized protein LOC122577829 produces the protein MSSEEGASNSQKKNETRLEESLKKNGNQSFEQSTKSSKVIQLESKLNGDQAKLSNKLGDNSAKNHLSSKASIAFTNGTRSMQSNTCSFTNSMDQDTSQDILNASVSSMFLNTNNIKSQTMNTAVTSQLKHKTVMSTSALNLPKPPMHINLSSSQNNTHVNHCISGSYNNGATSSATLYLNNSAPVSSAIQSNISTAKPNEDIDMKNNVDYISGIEKCPSKVSCSSDSSPEMGSVWASRSYGSNSLLNNIGGNIGSTSQGTCCFLRPNINGNREVPGPSGLQKNTQREQNERKDSSSGNEGDMSDGEDYCIYIYKGNDDVVYLIQKEEINQGQVEEREEDEQCHSGRSSPEMDFLEMDFDPGPSCEQDTGDSDMASINEDIQNIALDNVDPDPVLNDLSSGKVVAKQGITATSQNPKQSVQNVNNAELQQCSSSNPSVPEPSIQLNYPSPWMPSTSSSGAGKWETTKIHRKRKCPLQESYGYHSTSGDLISPGDNRDSDAELWVESSSASVPENSNLSSRRVNLSSTLYHRMMAKKLMLNKQAAFNQSGDSNLENELSNERLDGLIIVEKVMLWSEQEATVKQVTQIATSACGATAAINALLALNVPFSLETLIKGVNTRQRELGTPLPRYLYSRSIAGSTHGDLARGIALCTNGSVITKFFAFYPERKVSLSHWLHYWISKGAVPIATLNLQHCGGGYDIPDAWHHQMIFGVGQAGIYLTNPLECLPEQYVWHQLVSPSILLVRRADVLAHWNPNTDLTPLAVMDQKWRKLNVFGQVVNMIRDTQRRQLTSVTHIRIPASYQAGITLVMCADSAAASELLHTEQLPLL, from the exons atgagtTCTGAAGAAGGTGCAAGTAACAgtcagaagaaaaatgaaacaagattagaagaaagtttaaaaaaaaatggtaatcAATCATTTGAACAGTCGACTAAGTCATCTAAAGTTATACAACTTGAAAGTAAATTGAATGGAGATCAAGcaaaattaagtaataaattagGAGACAATAGTGCCAAGAATCATTTGTCTTCAAAAGCTTCGATTGCATTTACTAATGGTACAAGATCTATGCAAAGTAATACATGTAGTTTTACCAATAGTATGGACCAAGATACAAGTCAAGATATATTGAATGCAAGTGTATCTTCCATGTTTTTAAATACCAACAATATTAAATCTCAAACTATGAATACTGCTGTTACAAGTCAATTGAAGCATAAGACTGTAATGAGCACGAGCGCTTTGAACTTGCCTAAGCCTCCAATGCACATAAATTTATCTTCCAGTCAAAATAACACACATGTGAATCATTGTATATCAGGTTCTTATAATAATGGCGCTACATCCAGTgctactttatatttaaataattcagcaCCAGTTTCATCTGCAATACAGTCAAATATATCAACAGCTAAACCAAACGAGGATattgatatgaaaaataatgtagATTATATCTCTGGAATTGAAAAGTGTCCATCAAAAGTGTCATGTAGTTCAGATTCTAGTCCTGAAATGGGCAGTGTCTGGGCATCAAGGTCCTATGGATCTAACAGcctattaaataatataggGGGTAATATAGGTTCAACAAGTCAAGGAACATGTTGTTTTTTAAGACCTAACATTAATGGGAATAGGGAAGTGCCAGGACCAAGTGGATTACAAAAA AACACACAAAGAGAACAGAATGAGAGGAAGGATTCAAGTTCTGGAAATGAAGGTGATATGTCGGATGGAGAAGattattgtatttacatatacaaagGAAATGATGATGtagtttatttaattcaaaagGAAGAGATAAATCAAGGACAAGTGGAAGAACGCGAGGAAGATGAACAATGTCATAGTGGTAGATCAAGTCCAGAGATGGACTTTTTGGAAATGGATTTTGATCCTGGGCCTTCTTGTGAACAG GACACAGGAGACAGTGATATGGCCTCtataaatgaagatatacAGAATATAGCATTAGATAATGTAGATCCAGATCCAGTATTAAATGATTTAAGTAGTGGTAAAGTTGTGGCTAAACAAGGAATTACAGCAACATCTCAAAACCCAAAGCAAAGTGTACAAAATGTGAATAATGCAGAGCTTCAGCAATGTTCCAGCAGTAATCCGTCTGTTCCTGAACCAAGCATACAGCTAAATTATCCTTCACCATGGATGCCAAGTACTAGTAGTAGCGGAGCAG GAAAATGGGAAACTACTAAAATACATCGTAAGAGAAAGTGTCCTCTTCAAGAATCATATGGATATCATAGTACAAGCGGAGACCTTATTTCACCGGGTGACAATAGAGATTCAGATGCTGAATTGTGGGTTGAATCTTCATCAGCTTCCGTTccagaaaattcgaatttaagCTCTCGGAGAGTGAATCTCAGTTCAACTCTTTATCATCGTATGATGGCAAAGAAATTGATGCTCAATAAGCAAGCTGCATTTAATCAGAGTGGTGACTCAAATCTA gAAAACGAATTATCTAATGAACGATTAGATGGCCTTATAATAGTTGAAAAGGTTATGCTATGGAGCGAACAAGAAGCTACAGTGAAACAAGTAACTCAAATAGCAACTTCTGCATGTGGTGCTACTGCTGCGATAAACGCTTTA TTGGCTTTAAATGTACCATTTTCATtagaaacattaataaaagGTGTCAATACTAGGCAAAGAGAACTGGGTACGCCACTACCGCGATATTTATACAGTCGATCAATAGCTGGATCGACACACGGAGATTTGGCTCGTGGTATAGCTTTATGTACAAATGGGTCAGTTATAACAAAgttttttgcattttatccggaaagaaaagtttcattgTCCCATTGGTTACACTATTGGATATCAAAAG GTGCTGTACCGATAGCAACGCTAAATTTGCAACATTGTGGAGGAGGATATGATATTCCGGATGCATGGCATCATCAAATGATATTTGGTGTAGGACAAGCaggaatttatttaactaATCCATTAGAATGCTTACCTGAACAG tATGTCTGGCATCAACTTGTAAGTCCTAGCATTTTACTAGTACGAAGAGCGGATGTTTTGGCTCATTGGAATCCTAATACGGATTTAACACCACTTGCTGTTATGGATCAAAAGTGGCGAAAGCTCAATGTTTTTG GTCAAGTTGTAAATATGATACGCGATACCCAGAGGCGCCAACTTACTAGTGTAACTCATATTCGTATTCCTGCATCTTATCAAGCAGGTATTACATTAGTTATGTGTGCAGACTCTGCAGCTGCTTCCGAATTGTTACATACCGAACAATTACCATTACTCTAG
- the LOC122577959 gene encoding TM2 domain-containing protein almondex, translating to MNVVRINSRNVIFILLAIFSTTAKQAHMGYDHESAIKYAQKEANVNSTPAYTSTKEEIIRLCPNGIACSELSGDCLKCDLNPNCVYGAVYVANCSVLENIDCVGEQFFQKKYICRYCYQTDHWEHECQHKNSCSSIASPRQYYRTNCTVKDDILCLGRRRFMKNLLCNWTVGYRWSVALFLSITLGGFGADRFYLGHWQEGIGKLFSFGGLGVWTLIDVMLISMRYLGPADGSLYV from the exons ATGAATGTTGTTCGTATTAATTCGAGaaatgtgatttttattcttctggCGATTTTCTCGACTACTGCCAAGCAGGCTCATATGGGTTATGATCATG AGAGTGCAATCAAATATGCACAAAAAGAAGCTAATGTAAACTCAACACCAGCTTACACTAGTACAaag GAAGAAATTATAAGACTATGTCCAAATGGCATTGCTTGTTCAGAATTAAGTGGAGATTGTTTAAAATGTGATTTAAATCCCAATTGTGTATATGGTGCTGTATATGTAGCTAATTGTTCTGTTTTAGAGAATATTGATTGTGTT GGTGAACAATTCTTTCAAAAGAAGTATATATGTCGTTACTGCTATCAAACAGACCATTGGGAGCATGAATGTCAACATAAGAATTCATGTAGCTCTATAGCATCTCCACGACAGTATTATAGGACAAATTGTACAGTAAAAGATGATATATTATGTCTTGGAAGGCGTaggtttatgaaaaatttattatgcaattgGACTGTGGGATATCGTTGGTCTGTTGCTTTATTCTTGAGCATCACTTTAGGAGGATTTGGTGCCGATCG ATTTTATTTAGGTCATTGGCAAGAAGGAATTGGTAAATTGTTTAGTTTTGGAGGACTTGGAGTATGGACATTAATTGATGTGATGCTTATATCTATGAGATATTTAGGTCCAGCAGATGGAtcattatatgtttaa
- the LOC122577917 gene encoding DNA methyltransferase 1-associated protein 1, which yields MSKHRKDKSLSKLDSMADVRDILDIEVPTTSELTKESIIGSDKKNRKKYEYKVPKRPEGMHREVFALLCKDNTDVPPLFPTDTAKGYKQVRAKLGMKKVRPWKWTPFTNPARTDGAVFHHWRRVADAGKEYPFAKFNKKVPIPTYTNAEYVQHLVTNGWTRAETDHLFDLCRRFDLRFIIIKDRWDCTKFPARSVEDLKERYYQVCAALTRAKSHNDKVYMFDAEHEKRRKEQLKKLFERTPEQVEEEQMLLSELRKIEQRKKERDRKTQDLQKLITAADHQADPRKNERKPAKKSGASARSRPNKADTSHTVESAGIKFPDFKNSGVSLRSQRIKLPSSLGQKKMKGIEQMLNELRIELNPPPTEQICQQFNELRSDIVLHYELRSALSTCDYELQSLRHQYEALAPGKTLTIPPALLPKSEPEVKADIIDVVGSPSMPSVTH from the exons ATGTCTAAACACAGGAAGGACAAAAGTTTGTCGAAACTTGATAGCATGGCAGATGTCCGCGATATATTAGACATCGAGGTACCTACCACAAGTGAGCTCACGAAGGAATCAATTATAGGTAGTGACaagaaaaatcgtaaaaaatatgaatacaaAGTGCCGAAGAGACCGGAGGGTATGCATCGTGAAGTCTTTGCATTACTCTGTAAAGATAATACTGATGTACCTCCACTATTTCCAACGGATACCGCAAAGGGATATAAACAAGTTAGAGCTAAACTTGGTATGAAAAAAGTGAGACCATGGAAGTGGACACCATTTACTAATCCCGCTAGGACAGACGGTGCTGTTTTTCACCATTGGAGACGAGTTGCAGATGCTGGAAAGGAATATCCTTTtgctaaatttaataaaaaggtTCCTATTCCAACATATACTAATGCAGAATATGTTCAACATTTGGTTACAAATGGTTGGACAAGAGCAGAAACCGATCACTTGTTTGATTTGTGTAGGAGGTTCGATCTAAGGTTTATCATAATCAAAGACAGGTGGGATTGTACAAAGTTCCCTGCAAGATCCGTAGAGGATTTAAAAGAAAG GTATTATCAAGTGTGTGCAGCTTTAACAAGGGCAAAATCTCACAACGACAAGGTTTATATGTTTGACGCTGAACACGAAAAACGCAGGAAAGAAcagttaaaaaaattgtttgaaaggACACCGGAACAAGTAGAAGAGGAACAAATGCTATTATCTGAGCTAAGAAAGATCGaacaaaggaagaaggaaagggatAGAAAGACTCAagatttgcaaaaattaataacagctGCCGATCACCAAGCTGATCcaaggaaaaatgaaagaaaaccCGCAAAGAAGAGTGGAGCCTCTGCTCGAAGTAGACCAAACAAAGCTGATACCTCtcat acAGTAGAATCCGCTGGAATTAAGTTTCcagattttaaaaatagcgGTGTTTCCCTCCGTTCTCAGCGAATAAAATTGCCAAGTAGTTTAGGtcaaaagaaaatgaaggGTATCGAACAAATGCTTAATGAACTTCGTATAG AGTTAAATCCACCACCCACGGAGCAAATATGTCAACAATTTAACGAATTAAGGAGCGATATCGTTTTACACTATGAACTTCGAAGCGCGTTATCGACGTGCGATTACGAGTTACAATCATTGAGGCACCAATACGAAGCTTTAGCACCAGGGAAG acATTAACGATACCACCTGCCTTGTTACCGAAAAGCGAGCCGGAAGTTAAAGCAGACATAATAGATGTGGTGGGTTCACCCAGTATGCCATCTGTTACTCACTAA